A portion of the Citrobacter rodentium NBRC 105723 = DSM 16636 genome contains these proteins:
- the cbiD gene encoding cobalt-precorrin-5B (C(1))-methyltransferase CbiD: MSDQTFDAPVWHNGKALRKGYTTGSCATAAAKVAALMALRQHLIQQISIVTPSGVTLCLNVESPHIEGQQAVAAIRKDGGDDVDATHGMLIFARVTLNDSGEIVLSGGEGIGTVTRKGIGLPVGSAAVNRTPRHTIEAAVREAIGPARGAEVEIFAPEGEARAQKTYNSRLGILGGISIIGTTGIVTPMSEESWKRSLSLELEIRRAEGLERVVLVPGNHGERFVREQMGLDSRVVVTMSNFVGYMIEEAVRLGFRQIVLVGHPGKLIKIAAGIFHTHSHIADARMETLVAHLALLGAPLTLLKRVCDCDTTEAAMEHIDAYGYQRIYDHLAERICQRVTQMLRFTRTPPTCDAIMFSFDNQLLGSNRPVEEIVREMQC; the protein is encoded by the coding sequence ATGAGCGATCAAACGTTCGATGCGCCGGTCTGGCATAACGGCAAAGCGCTGCGAAAAGGCTACACCACCGGATCGTGCGCCACGGCGGCGGCGAAGGTCGCGGCGCTGATGGCGCTGCGTCAGCATCTGATCCAGCAGATTTCCATCGTCACGCCGTCCGGCGTCACGCTGTGTCTGAACGTTGAATCGCCGCACATTGAGGGGCAACAGGCCGTTGCCGCGATCCGCAAAGACGGCGGCGATGATGTTGATGCCACCCACGGCATGCTGATTTTTGCCCGCGTGACGCTGAACGACAGCGGCGAGATTGTGCTGTCTGGCGGCGAGGGGATCGGTACCGTCACGCGTAAGGGCATTGGCTTGCCGGTGGGCAGTGCGGCAGTCAATCGCACGCCGCGACACACTATTGAAGCCGCGGTTCGGGAGGCCATTGGCCCGGCGCGCGGCGCGGAAGTCGAAATTTTTGCCCCGGAGGGCGAAGCGCGGGCGCAGAAAACCTACAACTCGCGGCTGGGCATTCTCGGCGGCATTTCCATTATCGGCACCACCGGCATCGTTACGCCAATGTCCGAAGAGAGCTGGAAACGATCGCTGTCGCTGGAGCTGGAGATCAGGCGTGCCGAGGGGCTTGAACGGGTCGTGCTGGTACCGGGTAACCACGGCGAGCGCTTTGTGCGCGAGCAGATGGGGCTCGACAGTCGGGTCGTGGTCACCATGAGCAACTTTGTCGGCTACATGATTGAAGAGGCGGTGCGGCTCGGGTTTCGCCAGATTGTGCTGGTGGGGCATCCGGGCAAACTGATCAAAATCGCCGCCGGGATTTTTCATACTCACAGCCACATCGCCGATGCGCGAATGGAAACGTTAGTGGCGCATCTGGCGCTGCTCGGCGCGCCGCTGACGCTGCTGAAGCGGGTCTGCGACTGCGATACCACCGAGGCGGCGATGGAGCATATCGACGCGTATGGCTATCAGCGTATTTACGATCATCTCGCCGAACGCATCTGCCAGCGCGTCACGCAAATGCTGCGCTTTACCAGAACCCCGCCGACCTGCGACGCCATCATGTTCTCTTTTGATAATCAGCTGTTGGGCAGCAACCGCCCGGTCGAAGAGATAGTCCGGGAGATGCAATGTTAA
- the cbiG gene encoding cobalt-precorrin 5A hydrolase → MNTVKPESIALFCLTPGGVQLAKRLAAMLPLTCFTSEKLREEGFLAFEGGFAHAAREAFSSYSALIFIGAAGIAVRVLAPLVNDKFSDPAVVVIDERGQHVISLLSGHAGGANALTRYLAGMLGADPVITTATDVNDMAALDSLAFQLNARMNDFRTAVKEVNQMLVSNQRVGLWWDPDLDDEVRRCDRRGFITVTDLERLPELDALICITLRDALPDLPVRHWKLVPQRVVAGIGCRRDTPFPLLAALLARQLAAQRFDPLALKAIGSVALKKDEEGLIQLASCWRVPFETFTADALREHEHRFPASPFVRQTAGVGSVSGPAAWLLSRGRLLGETLREQGVTITLGVSH, encoded by the coding sequence ATGAATACCGTAAAGCCTGAATCTATTGCGCTGTTTTGCCTGACCCCCGGCGGCGTACAGCTTGCGAAACGGCTGGCGGCAATGCTGCCGCTGACCTGCTTTACCAGTGAAAAGCTGCGGGAAGAGGGATTTTTAGCCTTTGAAGGCGGATTCGCCCACGCGGCGCGCGAGGCGTTTAGTAGCTACTCCGCGCTGATTTTTATTGGCGCCGCCGGTATTGCGGTGCGCGTGCTGGCGCCGCTGGTCAACGACAAGTTCAGCGACCCGGCGGTGGTGGTGATCGACGAGCGCGGCCAGCATGTCATCAGCCTGCTCTCCGGCCATGCGGGTGGGGCCAACGCGCTGACCCGCTACCTAGCGGGGATGCTGGGAGCAGACCCGGTGATTACCACCGCGACCGACGTGAACGATATGGCGGCGCTGGACTCCCTTGCATTTCAGCTTAACGCCCGGATGAACGACTTCCGCACGGCGGTCAAAGAGGTCAATCAGATGCTGGTGAGCAACCAGCGGGTGGGGTTGTGGTGGGATCCGGATCTGGATGATGAGGTGCGCCGCTGCGATCGCCGCGGGTTTATCACCGTGACTGACCTTGAGCGGTTGCCTGAACTGGATGCGCTGATCTGTATTACCTTGCGTGACGCCCTGCCGGATCTCCCGGTGCGCCACTGGAAGCTGGTGCCGCAGCGGGTGGTCGCGGGTATTGGCTGTCGTCGCGATACGCCATTCCCGCTGCTGGCGGCGCTGCTGGCGCGTCAGCTTGCCGCGCAGCGTTTTGATCCGCTGGCGCTGAAGGCCATTGGCAGCGTGGCGCTGAAGAAAGATGAAGAGGGGTTAATTCAGCTCGCGTCATGCTGGCGCGTGCCGTTTGAAACCTTTACCGCTGACGCGCTGCGTGAGCATGAGCACCGCTTTCCGGCGTCGCCGTTCGTGCGCCAGACGGCTGGCGTGGGGAGCGTATCCGGTCCGGCAGCCTGGCTGCTGAGCCGGGGACGTCTGCTGGGCGAAACCTTGCGTGAGCAGGGGGTCACTATCACTTTGGGAGTTTCACACTGA
- a CDS encoding decarboxylating cobalt-precorrin-6B (C(15))-methyltransferase has product MKDELFLRGEKVPMTKEAVRALALHRARHLIDIGAGTGSVSIEAALQYPQLRVTAIERNPAALRLLDENRQHFACPNIEILPGEAPMVITEKADAVFMGGSGGQLPELIDWSLRQLHPGGRLVMTFILQENLNAALAHLQLAGVEDIDCLQLQISSLTALGSGHYFKPNNPVFVVACQKEERYV; this is encoded by the coding sequence ATGAAAGATGAGCTTTTTCTGCGCGGCGAGAAGGTGCCGATGACCAAAGAGGCGGTACGCGCGCTGGCGCTGCACCGGGCCCGCCATCTGATTGATATCGGGGCCGGGACCGGCAGCGTTTCCATCGAAGCGGCATTGCAGTACCCGCAGCTGCGCGTCACCGCCATTGAACGCAATCCGGCGGCGCTGCGGCTGCTTGATGAGAATCGCCAGCATTTTGCCTGCCCGAATATTGAGATCCTGCCGGGAGAAGCGCCGATGGTGATAACGGAAAAAGCCGACGCGGTGTTTATGGGCGGCAGCGGTGGTCAGTTGCCGGAACTTATCGACTGGTCGCTGCGCCAGCTGCATCCCGGTGGGCGTCTGGTGATGACCTTTATCCTTCAGGAAAACCTTAACGCCGCGCTGGCGCATCTACAGCTGGCGGGCGTAGAGGATATTGACTGCCTGCAACTGCAAATTTCGTCCCTGACCGCGCTCGGCAGCGGTCACTATTTCAAACCGAACAATCCTGTTTTTGTCGTCGCCTGTCAGAAGGAAGAACGCTATGTCTGA
- a CDS encoding cobalt-precorrin-7 (C(5))-methyltransferase — protein MLTVVGMGPADLRLMTPAAREAAERADALAGSRRHLQQFPEFQGERFTLGASIPALLAWLEAHQEKNVVILASGDPLFYGIGTRIVAHFGAERVRIIPGISAVQYLCAQTGIDMNDMWLTSSHGRNVCFDTLAAHRKVAMVTDGKCGPRDIAAQLVARGKGGCWMVIGENLAMDNERIHWLRVSEVRDEYDMNAVVILDER, from the coding sequence ATGTTAACGGTGGTGGGAATGGGACCGGCGGATCTGCGCCTGATGACCCCCGCCGCGCGGGAGGCGGCTGAGCGCGCCGATGCGCTGGCAGGCAGCAGGCGACATCTGCAACAGTTTCCTGAATTTCAGGGCGAGCGGTTTACGCTCGGCGCCAGCATCCCGGCGCTTCTGGCGTGGCTTGAGGCGCATCAGGAGAAAAACGTGGTCATCCTCGCCTCCGGCGATCCGCTGTTTTATGGCATCGGTACGCGGATAGTGGCGCATTTTGGCGCTGAGCGGGTGCGCATTATTCCCGGGATCAGTGCGGTGCAGTACCTGTGCGCGCAGACGGGCATCGACATGAACGACATGTGGTTAACCAGCAGCCACGGGCGCAACGTCTGCTTCGATACGCTGGCGGCGCATCGCAAAGTGGCGATGGTGACTGACGGAAAATGCGGGCCGCGTGATATCGCCGCTCAGCTGGTCGCCCGCGGTAAAGGTGGTTGCTGGATGGTGATTGGCGAAAATCTGGCAATGGATAATGAACGCATCCACTGGCTGCGCGTCAGTGAGGTCCGTGACGAATACGACATGAATGCAGTGGTGATCCTTGATGAAAGATGA
- a CDS encoding cobalt-precorrin-4 methyltransferase: MSESFDPRCVWFVGAGPGDRELITLKGYRLLQQAQVVIYAGSLINTELLAYCPEGAQCHDSAELHLEQILDLMEAGVKAGKTVVRLQTGDVSLYGSVREQGEELTRRGIRWQVVPGVSAFLGAAAELGVEYTVPEVSQSLIITRLEGRTPVPEREQLEAFARHRTSMAIYLSVQRIHRVAERLMEGGYPATTPVAVIYKATWPESQTVRGTLTDIADKVREAGIRKTALILVGDFLGEEYHYSKLYAADFSHEYRKA; encoded by the coding sequence ATGTCTGAGTCATTTGATCCCCGCTGCGTGTGGTTTGTCGGTGCAGGTCCGGGCGACCGCGAACTGATTACCCTCAAGGGTTACCGCCTGCTCCAGCAGGCGCAGGTGGTGATTTACGCCGGATCGCTGATTAATACCGAACTGCTTGCGTATTGCCCTGAAGGGGCGCAGTGCCACGACAGCGCGGAGCTGCATCTGGAGCAGATCCTCGATCTGATGGAGGCCGGAGTGAAGGCCGGAAAAACGGTGGTACGGCTGCAAACCGGCGACGTTTCGCTGTACGGCTCGGTGCGCGAACAGGGCGAAGAGCTGACCAGACGCGGTATTCGCTGGCAGGTGGTGCCGGGCGTCAGCGCGTTTCTTGGCGCGGCGGCGGAGCTGGGCGTCGAATATACCGTACCGGAAGTGTCGCAGAGTCTGATTATCACCCGTCTCGAAGGCCGCACGCCGGTGCCGGAACGCGAACAGCTGGAGGCATTTGCCCGCCACCGGACCTCTATGGCGATTTATCTTTCGGTTCAGCGCATACACCGGGTGGCGGAGCGGCTGATGGAGGGCGGATATCCGGCAACCACGCCCGTCGCGGTGATTTACAAAGCGACCTGGCCGGAAAGCCAGACCGTACGCGGAACGTTAACCGACATCGCTGACAAAGTGCGCGAGGCCGGGATCCGCAAAACGGCGCTGATCCTGGTCGGGGATTTCCTGGGAGAAGAGTACCACTACTCAAAACTCTATGCGGCGGACTTTAGCCATGAATACCGTAAAGCCTGA